The window CGTGCGTGCCAATACACACAAACACACCCAGACCGAAGGCATCAACCACGGATATCTCCCGACGGAATTTATCCCACAAAGCTGGAAAAACCGTCGCACAGGGTGTCGCAATCGCGGCGATGACCACATAGGCCGGGTCGATGAAAACGGGAGGGGGCACATCACCTATCAGAATGCTTCGCACAGTGCCACCGCCTGTCCCGGTGACGAGAGCCATCACGAAGGTCCCCCAAAAATCCATTCCCTTCTGCCTGCCAGCCAAGGCACCGGAAACGCAAAAGAGAAAAGTACCAATAATATCCCAATAATAGAGCATCACAGCAGGCAGGTTGTGAGATATGCGCGGCAAGTCTGGCTACAAGCCTTTGCGTGGCCGCCGTCCCATGATGAGCCGAAGTGCCGCAATGGGCAGCAAACCGATGGCTGCCGCTGCAACCGCGACTTTCAAGCCGGGATAGTGTCGCGCCTTGCCCCGCTGCAGGGCGGAAATGCCTTCGGCAACAACTTGCTCGCTGCTGACGTAAACCATTTCCCCGCCGGGGGTCACATTGGCGTGCCCGCCGCGCTGGGCGACGCTACCAAACGCGGTATGCACAGGACCGGGACACAGGGCCAACACGTTGATCCCGTGACTCCTGAGTTCGATGCGTAGCGCTTCAGAAAAACTGGTGACGTATGCCTTGGTGGCCGCGTAAACCGCGAAGTCAGGGATCGGCAGAATACTCGCCAATGAGCTGACATTGAGGATATCCCCTCCTCCACCCGCGATCATTCCCGGTAGGAATCCGTGAGTCAGATGAGTCAGTGCCACCATGTTCACCTGCATCATCGAATCCACTTTCCGCCATGACGATGAGCTGAATTCACCGTAGTCGCCCATCCCGGCGTTATTGACTAACAGGTCAGGCGTGAACGCCATCGCTTCAAGCATTTTAAAAAGCCCTTCCCGGTCACCGACATGCGTTAGATCCGTAGGCACACAATGAACCTCGGTGCCGGGTGACGACAGGTCAAGCTCGCTGGCAAGCTGTTTCAGCAGGTCACCACGTCGGGCCACCAGGATCATGGCTTCGCACTCCGGTGCAAGCTGCCGGGCAAACTCAGCCCCCAGACCCGAAGACGCCCCGGTGACCAGGGCGCAACGGTATCGCCGTGAGGTGTCCGCTACCGGAGAGGTGTGCATGTTGATACCTAGGCAGGTGCTTGTTGTGGCTTCTGCTGCGCGTCAACCTTCACAATACGCAGCGGCAGACGTTGGATCAGCTCGTCATCGATACTGATATCGATGAAGTAGACACCGGCCTCGGAGAACTTGAGCCCTTGCAGGTTGAGGATCAGGTTGCGGTGCAGGAACGGCACATTGTCGGGAAGCTCAACGGGCATATCAGCATCGATGGGCATTTTCTCATCGAGGGATTTGCCATCACCATCGATGATGTTGACCGAGAACTTGTGGGGACCGTTGTCGTCCGGTGTAATACACAGACGCAGGGCGAGGCAGCAATGTGGCTGGACCACAGGCAATGCTGGCGCGGCAAGCACGTCAATCGTTCCGGAAACAACCATTTTACCGTTATAATCAGCGGCAAAATCACAGAGAGTAGCAATTTGAATATCCATAGTCAGATGCCTTTATCGCAGGCGCAGCTTGTTTGCACCTAAATGGTTGACTAGTCCACCCATAAAAACGGGAAATGTCTTAGTCGGACTGACCGGACTCAAGCTGATCCAGGCGGCTGCGAAGCTCCCTCACGGTGGCCGCCAGCTTCGGTAACCTGGCGACGTGTGCTTTGACTTTCAGGGTTTCCTTTATTTTGCGCGCCGGCATGCCCATGTAGACCTCACCTCCATCCAAGTCCCCCATGACCCCGGCCTTGGCGGTGACGATGGCATGATCACCAATCTTGATATGGCCCACACAACCCGATTTTGCCGCCATGGTAACGTAGTTGCCAAGCTTGGCACTGCCCGACAGCCCGGACTGCGCCACCACCAGGCAATGCTTCCCGGTCGTCACGTTGTGCCCGATCTGGACCAGGTTATCGATCTTGGTTCCTTCCCCGACAACCGTTTTACCAAACCGCGCCCGGTCGATGGTTGAATTCGCCCCGATTTCCACATCGTCTCCCAGGACAACGATTCCGACCTGATCGACTTTGACATGTTTGCCATCAACCAGTTCGTAGCCATAGCCATCGGAGCCGATGACACAGCCAGGTTGTAAAATCACCCTGTTGCCGATGATGCAGCCTTCACGAATCGTGGTATTGGCGTGAAACAAACAGTTTTCGCCAATCCTGACCCCTGCCCCGACGACCGAGCCTGATCCGATTTCGGTGCCGTTGCCAATGCTGGCCCCGGATTCAATGACGGCACCGGCCTTGACACAGACTTGCTCAGGGTCGAGCTCCGCATCCTCGGCAATGTGGGCGGCGGGGGAAATCCCCGGAACAAACTTTGGCCCCTGACTGATAAAATGTTTCACCACCTGGCCAAACGAGAAGGATGGATTCTCGACTTCGATCAGAGCCACCGATTCCTTCGGCGCGGGGTCAGCCGGGACAGC of the Akkermansiaceae bacterium genome contains:
- a CDS encoding trimeric intracellular cation channel family protein, giving the protein MPRISHNLPAVMLYYWDIIGTFLFCVSGALAGRQKGMDFWGTFVMALVTGTGGGTVRSILIGDVPPPVFIDPAYVVIAAIATPCATVFPALWDKFRREISVVDAFGLGVFVCIGTHVAVDHGMSWWASAGMGVVTATFGGVIRDILRTEVPLVFRKEIYATAALVGAMLLLGLEHLGLEKKFSIPITTAFIAGVRLLAIRYALNQSSR
- a CDS encoding SDR family oxidoreductase, with amino-acid sequence MVTGASSGLGAEFARQLAPECEAMILVARRGDLLKQLASELDLSSPGTEVHCVPTDLTHVGDREGLFKMLEAMAFTPDLLVNNAGMGDYGEFSSSSWRKVDSMMQVNMVALTHLTHGFLPGMIAGGGGDILNVSSLASILPIPDFAVYAATKAYVTSFSEALRIELRSHGINVLALCPGPVHTAFGSVAQRGGHANVTPGGEMVYVSSEQVVAEGISALQRGKARHYPGLKVAVAAAAIGLLPIAALRLIMGRRPRKGL
- the lpxD gene encoding UDP-3-O-(3-hydroxymyristoyl)glucosamine N-acyltransferase; its protein translation is MKLTLDELVSLTGGKLIRPGNAADITGVASLDEADSGDVSFLGNEKYYHDFLETDASAVLVSSAVPADPAPKESVALIEVENPSFSFGQVVKHFISQGPKFVPGISPAAHIAEDAELDPEQVCVKAGAVIESGASIGNGTEIGSGSVVGAGVRIGENCLFHANTTIREGCIIGNRVILQPGCVIGSDGYGYELVDGKHVKVDQVGIVVLGDDVEIGANSTIDRARFGKTVVGEGTKIDNLVQIGHNVTTGKHCLVVAQSGLSGSAKLGNYVTMAAKSGCVGHIKIGDHAIVTAKAGVMGDLDGGEVYMGMPARKIKETLKVKAHVARLPKLAATVRELRSRLDQLESGQSD